Proteins found in one Polymorphobacter fuscus genomic segment:
- a CDS encoding DUF2188 domain-containing protein, producing the protein MTKIHYQIVEHDGGWTYKLGDVMAETYASHADALAAARSAAERQHQGGETVPISWEDENGVWHEETAKGDDRPDADVIDS; encoded by the coding sequence ATGACCAAAATCCATTATCAGATCGTCGAGCACGATGGCGGCTGGACCTACAAGCTGGGTGACGTGATGGCGGAAACCTATGCCAGCCATGCCGATGCGCTCGCCGCCGCCCGCAGCGCCGCGGAACGCCAGCACCAGGGCGGGGAAACCGTGCCGATCAGCTGGGAAGACGAAAATGGCGTCTGGCACGAGGAAACCGCCAAGGGCGACGACCGGCCCGACGCGGACGTGATCGACAGCTAG
- a CDS encoding MFS transporter, with amino-acid sequence MTATAALPARHDDILGQPRGLAWLSGTQFWEAFSLYGMQALLTLYMVGQLLLPGHAEHVLGLDATRRAIESVTGPLSTQAFAVQMFGLWAGLVRFTPVFGGLIGDRLLGRRRTIMLGCLLMTAGHFCMAFDASFLLALLLLMLGTGCANSNLFSQVGALYGPDDRRRDDGLQLYYFALNCGAFAAPIVCGWMGQQFGWHLAFALAGFGMLAGLVVYALGGRHLPPDPPRVARAARPPLTGSEW; translated from the coding sequence ATGACCGCCACCGCGGCGCTGCCCGCTCGACACGACGATATTCTGGGCCAGCCACGCGGCCTGGCCTGGCTTTCGGGGACCCAATTCTGGGAAGCCTTCTCGCTTTACGGCATGCAGGCATTGCTGACGCTGTACATGGTCGGCCAGCTGCTGCTTCCCGGCCACGCCGAACATGTGCTTGGGCTCGATGCCACCCGCCGCGCCATCGAAAGCGTGACCGGGCCATTGTCGACCCAGGCCTTTGCGGTGCAGATGTTCGGGCTCTGGGCCGGGCTGGTGCGCTTCACGCCGGTGTTCGGCGGGCTGATCGGCGACCGGCTGCTGGGGCGGCGGCGCACGATCATGCTCGGCTGCCTGTTGATGACCGCCGGGCATTTCTGCATGGCGTTCGATGCCAGTTTCCTGCTGGCGCTGCTGCTGCTGATGCTTGGCACCGGCTGCGCCAATTCCAACCTGTTCTCGCAGGTCGGGGCCCTGTACGGCCCCGACGACCGGCGGCGCGATGACGGGCTGCAGCTTTACTATTTCGCGCTCAACTGCGGGGCGTTCGCGGCGCCCATCGTCTGCGGCTGGATGGGGCAGCAATTCGGCTGGCACCTGGCCTTTGCCCTGGCAGGGTTCGGCATGCTCGCCGGACTGGTCGTCTATGCGCTCGGCGGCCGCCATCTGCCGCCGGATCCGCCGCGGGTCGCGCGCGCGGCGCGTCCGCCGTTGACGGGGTCGGAATGGTAG
- a CDS encoding SapC family protein: MASTPANQPDQSLPLFYRSLVPLSSQAHADFGLKPRENLGFTRGSHAIPVTVDEFAICQRSFPIVFGIGEAAAPLALVGLQEGQNLYLGADDQWDANAYVPAFVRRYPFMLARLQPDSEDLSLCFDDSSGQLAAGAGEPMFVNGELSETTRNCLNFCEQFEQAVMRTRAFIDELAKLNLLMDGEVTIQREGLTEPAVYRGFRMVDESKLQNLRGDQARKLVQNGMMGLIYAHLFSLALISPLFERQFAASTQA, from the coding sequence ATGGCCAGCACGCCTGCCAACCAGCCCGACCAGAGCCTGCCGCTGTTTTACCGGTCGCTGGTGCCATTGTCGTCGCAGGCGCATGCCGATTTCGGGCTCAAGCCGCGCGAGAACCTGGGTTTCACCCGGGGCTCCCACGCCATTCCGGTCACCGTCGACGAATTCGCCATTTGCCAGCGCAGCTTCCCGATCGTCTTCGGCATCGGCGAAGCCGCGGCGCCGCTGGCCCTTGTCGGGCTGCAGGAGGGGCAGAATCTGTACCTCGGCGCGGACGACCAGTGGGATGCGAATGCTTATGTGCCCGCGTTCGTGCGCCGTTACCCCTTCATGCTGGCGCGGTTGCAGCCCGATTCCGAAGACCTGTCGCTGTGCTTCGACGACAGCTCGGGGCAGCTTGCGGCGGGCGCCGGCGAACCGATGTTCGTCAATGGCGAACTCAGCGAGACGACCCGGAACTGCCTGAATTTCTGCGAACAGTTCGAACAGGCCGTGATGCGCACGCGCGCCTTCATCGATGAACTGGCCAAATTGAACCTGCTGATGGACGGCGAAGTCACCATCCAGCGCGAGGGGCTGACCGAGCCGGCGGTATATCGCGGCTTCCGCATGGTCGACGAAAGCAAGTTGCAGAACCTGCGCGGCGACCAGGCGCGCAAGCTGGTCCAGAACGGGATGATGGGCCTGATCTATGCCCATCTGTTTTCGCTGGCGCTGATCTCCCCGCTGTTTGAACGCCAGTTCGCGGCGTCGACCCAGGCCTAA
- a CDS encoding pirin family protein, which translates to MSIVESIAGRSRDLGGFSVSRVLPAPQRRSLGPFVFFDEMGPADFAAGQGIDVRPHPHIGLATVTYLFAGGLSHRDSLGTVIDIAPGAVNWMTAGRGIVHSERTPEALRTAGHHMHGIQSWVALPVADAEAEPAFVHHPAESLPVVTLPGARLTIIAGTMFGASSPVRFPHPIIYAELHLDAGASVDLDPEWGEVGVFPVSGDARIGAAALTRGSLAVVDGASTLSADTPLHAMILGGAAYPEPRHIVWNFVSHSKDRITQAEHDWRADRFPHVPGETEFIPLPEAPAQPQPPVNYP; encoded by the coding sequence ATGTCGATCGTCGAATCCATCGCCGGGCGGAGCCGGGACCTTGGCGGCTTTTCGGTCTCGCGCGTCCTGCCCGCTCCGCAGCGGCGCAGCCTGGGGCCGTTCGTGTTTTTCGACGAGATGGGGCCGGCCGATTTTGCCGCCGGCCAGGGCATCGATGTCCGGCCGCACCCGCATATCGGTCTTGCCACCGTCACCTATCTGTTCGCCGGCGGCCTGTCGCATCGGGACAGCCTGGGCACCGTCATCGATATCGCGCCCGGCGCGGTCAACTGGATGACGGCAGGGCGCGGCATCGTCCATTCGGAACGCACGCCCGAAGCGCTGCGCACCGCCGGCCACCATATGCACGGCATCCAGTCGTGGGTGGCGCTGCCGGTTGCCGATGCCGAAGCGGAGCCGGCGTTTGTCCACCACCCGGCGGAATCGCTTCCCGTCGTCACCTTGCCCGGCGCGCGGTTGACGATCATCGCCGGCACCATGTTCGGCGCCAGCTCCCCGGTGCGTTTTCCGCATCCGATCATCTATGCCGAACTTCACCTCGATGCCGGCGCCAGCGTCGATCTCGACCCGGAATGGGGTGAGGTCGGGGTGTTCCCGGTCTCGGGCGATGCCCGCATCGGCGCTGCCGCGCTCACTCGCGGCAGTCTGGCCGTGGTCGACGGGGCATCGACGCTGTCCGCCGACACGCCGCTTCATGCGATGATCCTGGGGGGCGCCGCCTATCCGGAACCACGCCACATCGTCTGGAATTTCGTCAGCCATTCGAAGGACCGCATCACCCAGGCCGAACATGACTGGCGTGCCGACCGTTTTCCCCATGTCCCCGGCGAAACCGAGTTCATCCCGCTGCCGGAGGCACCGGCCCAGCCGCAACCGCCGGTCAACTATCCCTGA
- a CDS encoding TonB-dependent receptor: protein MRTCTALRAGFVGGVSVLGLMAMPAFAQATAAAPATNTGIEEIVVTAQRTAQSLQDVPIAVSAFGAEALQRQQIQNSSDLQLTLPNITFTKGNFTGSSFTIRGIGDLCVGVTCDSATAIHVNGSPLIGTRLFEAEFFDMERVEVLRGPQGTLFGRNATSGVINFVTAKPDLNKIGAAGEVDYGTFNSLRLRGMVNVPLTETLGVRLAGFYLKRDGYTKNLYNDTRIDGRDMYGIRGSVRWEPTENTRIDLMGYYFKEDDDRSRIQKQLCQRDPTGVLGCLPGRLENGKLNNNSTFVGVLSSREFLRIQGGAALGAGLSSVGLGSLYGPDAYSNFQEPTDVREVRTAYTPTYKAMEQQYQARIEHDFGPGKLQVTGLYQKTSVDSSVDYNLGVQDANFFKPGLTALGGLATALPVFNRIAPTLYPSGVNGPYCTSVAEPSGTGAFGPNGGQKVCGAVPLNFDRSNEERRTWSVEGIFTSQFDGAFNFLLGGIYLDSKLPENSYYVNGFGIDYVAGVLGGATALGSNLPAGYLGTPFFRNHTDETTLKSYGIFGEAYFNVNDSIKVTAGLRYNNDKKYVRARSTLASFFVPFGTANAFDSPFVGTFDADPGRPGNQLWQERDVSFGEFTGRFVVDFKISDESLIYASYSRGYKSGGINPPLQPIFEVAEGFAPEFIDAFEIGSKNTFLDGTLRANITAFYYKYQALQLSRIVARTSVNDNVNANVYGLEGEFVIQPTRALAVNFNASYLHTKVSEDKFISNPRDPSGGRADAVIIKDITNGSNCAVIPTVAGNAAGANGYVAAVNATLGLQAPTSFGTDSGINGATGAFGICSALAGNAAAAGVQVLNAGVEVNIRGNELPQAPQFKFSAGAQYTFELGNGMTVIPRADLAYTGESYGSIFNGFVNRIPGYEVVNAQLQVNGRDDRWYLRAYVQNLTNNSATTGLYVTDQSSGLFTNIFTLEPRRYGAAIGFKF from the coding sequence ATGCGCACTTGTACTGCTCTGCGTGCCGGCTTCGTCGGCGGCGTTTCCGTTCTCGGCCTGATGGCGATGCCCGCCTTCGCCCAGGCGACCGCTGCCGCACCTGCGACGAATACCGGGATCGAGGAAATCGTCGTCACCGCCCAACGGACGGCGCAGAGCCTGCAGGATGTGCCGATCGCCGTGTCCGCCTTCGGCGCCGAAGCCCTGCAGCGCCAGCAGATCCAGAACAGTTCCGACCTTCAGCTGACCCTGCCCAACATCACCTTCACCAAGGGCAATTTCACCGGTTCCAGCTTCACCATCCGCGGCATCGGCGACCTTTGCGTCGGCGTCACCTGCGACAGCGCCACCGCCATTCACGTCAACGGCAGCCCGCTGATCGGCACCCGCCTGTTCGAAGCCGAGTTCTTCGACATGGAGCGCGTTGAAGTGCTGCGCGGGCCGCAGGGCACGCTGTTCGGCCGCAATGCCACATCGGGCGTCATCAACTTCGTCACCGCAAAGCCCGACCTGAACAAGATCGGCGCCGCCGGCGAAGTCGATTACGGCACCTTCAATTCGCTGCGGCTGCGCGGCATGGTCAACGTGCCGCTGACCGAAACCCTCGGCGTCCGGCTCGCCGGATTTTACCTGAAGCGCGACGGCTATACCAAGAACCTCTACAACGACACCCGGATCGATGGCCGCGACATGTACGGCATCCGCGGTTCGGTGCGGTGGGAACCGACCGAAAACACCCGGATCGACCTGATGGGCTATTATTTCAAGGAGGACGACGACCGGTCGCGCATTCAGAAACAGCTCTGCCAGCGCGACCCGACCGGCGTTCTGGGCTGCCTTCCTGGCCGGCTCGAAAACGGCAAGCTCAACAACAATTCGACCTTTGTCGGCGTGCTGTCGTCGCGCGAATTCCTGCGCATCCAGGGCGGCGCCGCGCTCGGCGCCGGTCTGTCATCGGTCGGCCTCGGCAGCCTTTACGGGCCGGATGCCTATTCCAACTTCCAGGAACCCACCGACGTTCGTGAAGTTCGCACGGCCTATACACCGACCTACAAGGCGATGGAGCAGCAATATCAGGCCCGAATCGAGCATGATTTCGGCCCCGGCAAGCTCCAGGTCACCGGCCTTTACCAAAAGACGTCGGTGGACAGCAGCGTCGACTATAACCTCGGCGTGCAGGACGCGAACTTCTTCAAGCCCGGCCTGACCGCGCTTGGCGGCCTTGCCACCGCGCTTCCCGTCTTCAACCGCATCGCGCCGACCCTTTACCCCAGCGGCGTCAATGGCCCTTATTGCACGTCGGTCGCCGAACCGTCGGGCACCGGCGCCTTCGGCCCCAACGGCGGCCAGAAGGTCTGCGGCGCCGTGCCGCTCAACTTCGACCGCTCCAACGAGGAACGTCGCACCTGGTCGGTGGAAGGCATCTTCACCAGCCAGTTCGATGGCGCCTTCAACTTCCTGCTCGGCGGCATCTATCTCGACAGCAAGCTGCCGGAAAACAGCTATTATGTGAACGGCTTCGGCATCGATTACGTGGCGGGCGTGCTCGGCGGCGCAACGGCACTCGGCAGCAACCTGCCCGCCGGCTACCTCGGCACGCCGTTTTTCCGCAACCACACCGACGAAACCACGCTGAAATCCTACGGGATCTTCGGTGAGGCCTACTTCAACGTCAACGACAGCATCAAGGTCACTGCCGGCCTGCGCTACAACAACGACAAGAAATATGTCCGCGCCCGTTCGACGCTGGCCAGCTTCTTCGTGCCGTTCGGGACTGCCAATGCGTTCGATTCGCCCTTCGTCGGCACCTTCGACGCCGATCCCGGTCGGCCGGGCAACCAGCTCTGGCAGGAACGCGATGTCAGCTTCGGCGAGTTTACCGGTCGCTTCGTGGTCGACTTCAAGATCAGCGACGAAAGCCTGATCTATGCCTCCTATTCACGTGGCTATAAATCGGGCGGCATCAATCCGCCGTTGCAGCCGATCTTTGAAGTCGCCGAAGGATTCGCTCCCGAATTCATCGATGCCTTCGAAATCGGTTCGAAGAACACGTTCCTCGACGGCACGCTGCGCGCCAACATCACCGCCTTTTACTACAAGTACCAGGCGCTCCAGCTGAGCCGCATTGTCGCCCGGACTTCGGTCAACGACAATGTCAACGCCAACGTCTACGGGCTGGAGGGTGAATTCGTCATCCAGCCGACCCGGGCCCTGGCGGTGAACTTCAACGCCAGCTACCTCCACACCAAGGTCAGCGAGGACAAGTTCATTTCGAACCCGCGCGACCCGTCGGGTGGTCGCGCCGACGCTGTCATCATCAAGGATATCACCAACGGGTCGAACTGCGCCGTTATACCCACGGTCGCCGGCAACGCCGCAGGTGCCAATGGTTATGTGGCGGCGGTCAACGCCACGCTCGGCCTGCAGGCGCCGACATCGTTCGGCACGGACAGCGGCATCAACGGCGCGACCGGTGCCTTCGGCATCTGTTCGGCACTGGCCGGCAACGCTGCGGCCGCCGGGGTCCAGGTCCTCAACGCCGGGGTCGAAGTCAATATCCGCGGCAACGAACTGCCGCAGGCGCCGCAGTTCAAGTTTTCGGCCGGCGCGCAATATACGTTCGAACTCGGCAACGGCATGACGGTCATCCCGCGCGCCGACCTCGCCTATACCGGTGAAAGCTATGGCAGCATCTTCAACGGCTTCGTCAACCGCATCCCGGGCTATGAAGTCGTCAACGCCCAGCTGCAGGTCAATGGTCGCGACGACAGATGGTATCTGCGTGCCTATGTGCAGAACCTGACCAACAACAGCGCCACCACCGGCCTGTACGTCACCGACCAGTCGTCGGGCCTGTTCACCAACATCTTCACGCTGGAACCCCGCCGCTATGGCGCGGCCATCGGCTTCAAATTCTGA
- a CDS encoding DEAD/DEAH box helicase, whose translation MSFADLGLSEELLRAVADSGYNDPTPIQRQAIPPVLMGRDIIGVAQTGTGKTASFVLPMIDILAEGRSRARMPRSLILEPTRELAQQVSENFDKYGKYHKLSMALLIGGVSMGDQLAALEKGVDVLIATPGRLMDLFGRGKIMLNQCSLLVIDEADRMLDMGFIPDIEEICTKLPSPRQTLLFSATMPPPIKKLADRFMDSPRLIEVARPASTNVSITQYVVETTARGKRETLRTLLADPEVRNAIIFCNRKRDIKELVDSLRRSGMAVSQIHGDMDQSDRIKELDRFKSGDINIIVASDVAARGLDIPGVSHVVNYDVPHHAEDYVHRIGRTGRAGRTGIAYTLATEAEADNLAEVEKLIRQKIQRYGGPPAAEAPGTVVEIAVPVVAAPEADIVETATPAEATDAPKRRRRGGRGRKRESDANGTAAESAAPAPVAPPRAAEPARPSRAPAPRVEAPRVDTRTPRAPVADPIRAYRGSREIPRREDRRNQDDGETVIGFGPEGIPDFLTRKATMR comes from the coding sequence ATGAGCTTTGCAGATCTCGGCCTGTCGGAGGAACTGCTCCGTGCGGTTGCTGACAGCGGCTATAACGACCCGACTCCCATCCAGCGCCAGGCGATCCCGCCGGTCCTGATGGGCCGCGACATCATCGGCGTTGCCCAGACCGGCACCGGCAAGACGGCGTCGTTCGTGCTGCCGATGATCGATATTCTCGCCGAAGGCCGCAGCCGGGCCCGCATGCCGCGCTCGCTGATTCTTGAACCGACGCGCGAACTGGCCCAGCAGGTCAGCGAAAATTTCGACAAATACGGGAAATATCACAAGCTCAGCATGGCGCTGCTCATCGGCGGCGTCAGCATGGGCGACCAGCTGGCGGCGCTGGAAAAGGGCGTCGACGTGCTGATCGCGACACCGGGCCGGCTGATGGACCTGTTCGGCCGTGGCAAGATCATGCTCAACCAGTGCAGCCTGCTCGTCATCGACGAAGCCGACCGCATGCTCGACATGGGCTTCATCCCTGACATCGAGGAAATCTGCACCAAGCTGCCCAGCCCGCGCCAGACGCTGCTGTTTTCGGCGACCATGCCGCCGCCGATCAAGAAGCTCGCCGACCGCTTCATGGACAGTCCGCGGCTGATCGAGGTGGCGCGCCCGGCGTCGACCAACGTCTCGATCACCCAATATGTCGTCGAAACCACGGCGCGCGGCAAGCGCGAGACGCTTCGCACGCTGCTCGCCGACCCGGAGGTGCGCAACGCGATCATCTTCTGCAACCGCAAGCGCGACATCAAGGAACTGGTCGACAGCCTGCGCCGGTCGGGAATGGCCGTCAGCCAGATCCATGGCGACATGGACCAGTCGGACCGGATCAAGGAGCTCGATCGCTTCAAATCGGGCGATATCAACATCATCGTCGCGTCGGACGTTGCGGCTCGCGGCCTCGATATTCCGGGTGTCAGCCATGTCGTCAACTATGACGTGCCGCATCATGCCGAGGATTATGTCCACCGCATCGGCCGCACCGGCCGCGCCGGCCGCACCGGCATTGCCTATACACTGGCCACCGAAGCCGAAGCGGACAACCTCGCCGAAGTCGAAAAGCTGATCCGGCAGAAGATCCAGCGCTACGGCGGGCCACCGGCGGCCGAGGCACCGGGGACGGTTGTCGAGATCGCGGTTCCGGTCGTGGCGGCGCCCGAAGCCGATATTGTCGAGACAGCGACCCCTGCCGAAGCCACGGACGCCCCCAAGCGCCGCCGCCGGGGCGGGCGCGGCCGCAAGCGCGAGAGCGATGCAAATGGCACGGCGGCCGAATCGGCTGCCCCTGCCCCGGTTGCGCCGCCGCGCGCCGCCGAGCCTGCCCGGCCCTCGCGCGCGCCCGCGCCGCGGGTCGAGGCCCCGCGCGTCGACACCCGCACCCCCCGCGCGCCGGTCGCCGATCCGATTCGCGCCTATCGCGGCAGCCGCGAAATCCCGCGCCGGGAGGACCGCCGCAACCAGGACGACGGCGAAACCGTCATCGGTTTCGGCCCCGAAGGCATCCCCGACTTCCTGACCCGCAAGGCGACGATGCGCTGA
- a CDS encoding TauD/TfdA dioxygenase family protein: MNASYVNIGFPAMAGDAPETGRPGLFGCLGYIIGFDDMDDAEAGPLLVELYQWQSQQQFQYRHRWQKDMLVMWDNRSLLHAATGGYAGHARRLHRTTIAAACVFS; encoded by the coding sequence ATGAACGCCTCATACGTTAATATTGGCTTTCCGGCAATGGCGGGTGACGCGCCAGAAACCGGCCGGCCCGGCCTGTTCGGATGCCTTGGCTATATCATCGGCTTTGACGACATGGACGACGCCGAAGCCGGGCCGCTGCTCGTCGAACTCTACCAATGGCAAAGCCAGCAGCAGTTCCAGTATCGCCACCGCTGGCAGAAGGACATGCTGGTGATGTGGGACAATCGATCGCTGCTGCACGCAGCGACCGGCGGCTATGCGGGGCATGCGCGGCGGCTGCACCGCACCACCATCGCCGCGGCCTGCGTTTTCTCCTAG
- a CDS encoding TIGR01244 family sulfur transferase has translation MAIARGRRYTCAMFIRLTPDIAVAAQIAPEDCAAAAAQGYVAIISNRPDDEVPGQPSAAKIGAAAAEAGLRFAHIPVGPAGIDEADIAAMAAELAAGGPVLAYCRSGTRSTNLWALAAASRGGDADAIVAAAAAGGYDVSGMAPFLRSLAARA, from the coding sequence GTGGCCATCGCACGCGGCCGCCGCTACACTTGTGCCATGTTCATTCGCCTGACTCCCGACATTGCTGTCGCCGCTCAGATCGCGCCTGAAGATTGTGCCGCTGCAGCGGCGCAAGGCTATGTCGCGATCATCAGCAACCGCCCTGACGACGAAGTGCCGGGCCAGCCCAGTGCCGCCAAGATCGGCGCCGCCGCTGCAGAAGCAGGTTTGCGGTTCGCCCATATTCCGGTTGGCCCGGCCGGCATCGACGAGGCGGATATCGCCGCGATGGCGGCGGAACTGGCGGCGGGCGGGCCGGTGCTTGCCTATTGCCGGTCGGGAACGCGATCGACCAATTTGTGGGCGTTGGCGGCGGCGTCACGCGGCGGCGATGCCGATGCCATCGTCGCGGCAGCCGCTGCCGGCGGATATGATGTGTCGGGCATGGCGCCATTCCTGCGCAGCCTGGCGGCGCGGGCCTGA
- a CDS encoding sterol desaturase family protein has product MTFPDPVQLAIPVFIIAIILEMFSIRSGARGAYDWRDTATSLVMGFGNTFAAVLFGAGVVAMGVWLYQFRLFDIPLTWWSLALCLIGEDFNYYWFHRTAHRIRWFWASHVIHHSSQHYNLSTALRQTWTGQISLSFLFRLPLFLLGFPPAMILFCGGVNLVYQFFIHTETVRRLPFGLEWLLNTPSHHRAHHGTNPRYLDRNFGGISIVWDRLFGTFEAERDDEPVRYGIVKNLASFNPLWVAVHEWVAIGRDVATAPDWRSRWLAVAGPPGALSGDTAEHIRENWQRQHPEWRSAPEVPAAGGAAPT; this is encoded by the coding sequence GTGACCTTTCCCGATCCCGTCCAGCTGGCGATCCCGGTGTTCATCATCGCGATCATTCTGGAGATGTTTTCCATCCGGTCCGGCGCGCGCGGCGCCTATGACTGGCGCGACACCGCGACCTCGCTGGTCATGGGCTTCGGCAACACCTTTGCCGCGGTGCTGTTCGGCGCGGGCGTTGTTGCCATGGGAGTCTGGCTGTACCAATTCCGGCTGTTCGACATCCCGCTGACCTGGTGGAGCCTGGCGCTGTGCCTGATCGGCGAAGACTTCAACTATTACTGGTTTCATCGCACCGCGCACCGGATTCGCTGGTTCTGGGCCAGCCATGTCATTCATCATTCGTCGCAGCACTATAATCTGTCGACGGCGCTGCGGCAGACCTGGACGGGGCAGATCTCGCTGAGTTTCCTGTTCCGCTTGCCGCTGTTCCTGCTCGGCTTTCCGCCGGCGATGATCCTGTTCTGCGGCGGGGTGAACCTCGTCTACCAGTTCTTCATCCATACCGAGACGGTACGGCGCCTGCCGTTCGGCCTCGAATGGCTGCTCAACACGCCGTCGCACCACCGCGCCCATCATGGCACCAATCCGCGCTACCTCGATCGCAATTTCGGCGGGATCTCGATCGTCTGGGACCGGTTGTTCGGCACCTTTGAAGCGGAGCGCGACGACGAGCCGGTGCGCTATGGCATCGTCAAGAACCTGGCCAGTTTCAACCCCTTGTGGGTGGCGGTGCATGAATGGGTGGCGATCGGCCGGGATGTTGCCACCGCACCCGACTGGCGGTCGCGCTGGCTGGCCGTCGCCGGGCCGCCGGGGGCGCTTTCGGGGGATACGGCGGAGCATATCCGGGAAAATTGGCAACGCCAGCACCCCGAATGGCGTTCGGCGCCCGAAGTCCCGGCCGCCGGAGGTGCCGCGCCGACGTGA
- a CDS encoding FAD-binding oxidoreductase — protein sequence MSQRIPETAAIAALKEAAGPGNWTADPELLAPHLRDWRGRYQGATPLMLMPRSTAQVAAIVRAAGTARVALVPQGGNTGLVGGGIPPADGSSMLVSLARMNRVRAIDPDGLTMTVDAGVVLEAVHMAAAQVGCAFPLSLAAKGSATVGGLVATNAGGVQVLRHGTMRALVVGIEAVMPDGGILDQLTGLAKDNSGYDIKQLLIGGEGTLGIVTAAALRLVPAPEHRAVAWAGVPDPAAALALLVRLRQATGGQVESFELVPDIGLQLVLAHIPGVRAPLAGRHPWHVLIELAGPAPLDALLAETLADAGVADAVIAASAAQAAALWRLREALPEAERLEGPAVHHDIAVTVASMPAFALAAAAQVEAEFAGARVIAFGHLGDGNLHFNVRPPKGCDQAAWLEPRRAAITARVHALVAAAGGSISAEHGIGVLKRDDLARFGNPAKLAAMRAIKAALDPLGIMNPGRVV from the coding sequence ATGTCGCAACGGATCCCCGAAACGGCCGCGATCGCCGCGCTGAAGGAGGCCGCCGGCCCCGGCAACTGGACGGCCGACCCCGAATTGCTGGCGCCGCACCTGCGCGACTGGCGGGGCCGGTACCAGGGCGCGACGCCGCTGATGCTGATGCCGCGATCGACGGCGCAGGTGGCAGCGATCGTGCGCGCTGCCGGCACGGCAAGGGTCGCACTGGTGCCGCAGGGCGGCAACACCGGGCTGGTCGGGGGCGGGATTCCGCCTGCCGATGGCAGTTCCATGCTGGTCAGCCTGGCGCGGATGAACCGGGTCCGCGCCATCGATCCCGACGGGCTGACGATGACCGTCGATGCCGGTGTCGTCCTGGAGGCGGTGCATATGGCGGCCGCGCAGGTCGGTTGCGCCTTTCCGCTGTCGCTGGCGGCAAAGGGCAGCGCCACCGTTGGCGGGTTGGTCGCCACCAATGCCGGCGGCGTCCAGGTGCTGCGCCACGGGACGATGCGCGCGCTGGTGGTCGGCATCGAGGCGGTGATGCCCGATGGCGGCATTCTCGACCAGCTGACCGGCCTTGCCAAGGACAACAGCGGCTATGACATCAAGCAGCTGCTGATCGGCGGGGAGGGCACGCTCGGCATCGTGACGGCTGCGGCGTTGCGGCTGGTGCCGGCGCCGGAGCATCGTGCCGTGGCCTGGGCCGGGGTGCCGGACCCGGCAGCGGCACTGGCGTTGCTGGTGCGGTTGCGCCAGGCGACCGGCGGCCAGGTCGAAAGTTTCGAGCTTGTTCCCGACATCGGGTTGCAACTGGTGCTGGCCCACATCCCCGGTGTGCGCGCGCCGCTGGCCGGCCGTCACCCCTGGCATGTCCTGATCGAACTCGCCGGTCCGGCGCCGCTCGATGCGCTGCTGGCCGAAACGCTTGCCGACGCCGGTGTGGCCGACGCGGTGATTGCGGCCTCGGCGGCGCAGGCGGCGGCGCTGTGGCGCCTGCGCGAGGCGCTGCCCGAGGCCGAGCGTCTTGAAGGACCCGCGGTGCACCATGATATTGCCGTGACGGTGGCATCCATGCCGGCGTTCGCGCTGGCCGCGGCCGCACAGGTGGAGGCAGAATTTGCCGGCGCACGGGTGATCGCCTTCGGGCACCTCGGCGACGGCAACCTCCATTTCAACGTGCGGCCGCCCAAAGGCTGCGACCAGGCGGCATGGCTGGAACCGCGGCGGGCGGCGATCACGGCGCGGGTCCATGCGCTGGTCGCGGCGGCCGGCGGGTCGATTTCGGCCGAACACGGCATCGGCGTGCTCAAGCGCGACGATCTTGCCCGCTTCGGCAACCCCGCCAAGCTGGCGGCGATGCGGGCCATCAAGGCCGCACTCGATCCGCTCGGCATAATGAACCCCGGCCGGGTTGTCTGA